From the Cryptococcus neoformans var. neoformans JEC21 chromosome 6 sequence genome, the window aaGAACATGTTAAACAAATCTTCTGGATTAATCTCCTGTTGATAAGCCCCTCCAAATCCGGGGTGCATGCCGCCCATACCTCCCATTCCGCTACTCCGACTAGGCATACCGGCATTTCGTTGAGTTGGATCGTAATCAGGATTGGAATCGTACGCAGCTCTGAGGTTGGAGTCGGAAAGGACTTGAAAGGCCTTGGATACCACTACGTTATGCGTGAGTTACAAATACAGTCTTATCGAATAATTAGACATACTCTTGAAAGCTTCATCCGCACCAGGAGCACCGCTACAAAGCCGTTAGCGATCTGAAAAACGCTTATCGAGAATCGTCCTACATACTTTTTATCGGGATGCAGAGCCAGCGCAAGCTAATGACTGTCAGTTGacccttttttttggctACCGACCATGTCTTACCTTCTTATAAGCTTTCTTTACATCGTTTTCAGTACAAGTTTTCTCCACTAGTTACGAATGTCAACAAAGCGCTTTGACGGTCGTTGGCCATTAAGACTCACCGGATAAAATCTCATAGTACTGATGATGTTTGCACGCTTTGACTCTCTTCACCACTTCCAGCTGCTTGGTAGTGTATTCCCTCTTCTTGGACTTTCCATCATCCGCTTCGGTCTTTGTCCCGTGCCTGGAGTATGCTGAAGTAACATGCTCCTCGATACCGCTCGCCTTCCCCTTTGAAGACGGTGTATTACCGTTAGCAGTCGATGTCCCACTAGAAGCTCCAGATCCCGAGGCTGACCCGCCCGACTCGATCTCTCGTTCGATGATAGTGATCATTGCCTCTCCTTCGGGGGTCGAAAATAAAGCAACGCTTTTGCGGGCAAACTTGAGTGCCGAAGGCAAGTTTGAAGCGGAACGGTGCTTCTGGGCTATGGAGAGGGCCCTAAGagcctcctccttgttGACTTCCATTTTGTATCGTGTGAAAACAGAGTTGCGAGATCAAATTAAGATTAACGAAATGGGTCGTGATTGCTGTTGCAGATACCGCGCGCAAGGCCACGCACCGCTACACGTATCAAGTGCCACGCTTACATAATCCCGTATCCCCGACTGCTCGCCAcccaccttctctttccatagCATGTGTTTTGTACTTTCCACCTTCCTTTACTCAAACCACGATATACATACACAAAATGGCTATCCAGACAGTCTTCCTCAATTTCCCTTCGCCTCTCAGCTCCCTTCAACTCCAACTCCCCTCAACCaccctcatctcttctcttcccgtCCCACCGACACTCGCCTCGTCTTCTTACCTGCGCACTGCAAGCTCTGgtcctctttccctttctacTCCTCTTTCAGACCTCATCCACGAAAATGCCCCGAGTCACCCGATTACTCTTCATGTGATTCCAAGGATGCTCGGTGGTAAAGGTGGTTTTGGGTCACAATTGCGAGCGGCCGGTGGTAGGATGAGCTCGGGAAAGGCTACCAATGTCGATTCTTGCCGAGATTTGTCTGGTAGAAGATTGGGCACTATTAAAGAAGCTCAGAGGTAAGCCTTGCTGCATGGTCAAGTGAGAGGTATCATGGTTTGACTTTTGGTAACAGACAAGCTGAGCTTCTTGAATCTGAACCCGCTCTTCGagctcaagctcaagcgGCCGAGAAAGCCAAGCTGGAGGCTCTTGAGCGTAAACTCGGTATCAACGCAGCCGAATCTTCAGAAGACGGCTCCAAGCGAAAGATTGAGGACGTTGATTTGGCCGAAttggcaaggaagaagcacaAGTTTGAGGATAACAAGTTTTTGGAAGAGAGCCGCGAAATTAATGACAATGTGAGGTCGGCCGTTTCTGCAGGTAAATATCCACCTTCTGTGTTCAAGTGTACCCGTTCAGTTCTGACGCATTTCTgtagctcttcttcttaagaagaagaagaaggccaagtCTGCTGGTAAcgagaagggcaaggagaaggccgTTGTGGATGAGAAGACTGAgcaggcgaagaaggctgagaagGACAGATTGGACATGCCTCCGCCTGTGGCTGCTGGTGCAGCCACGACGGCCTAAGAATCTAAACATAACGACATTTGTTGTATGCGCTAGAGTATGTATATTTGGTTGTTTTATCTAACATTGCGTTATTTTATTTGAAACCTTCTTGCACTGTACAATCACAAATGTAGCCAGAAGACCAAGCAAAGCAAATCAGTCAATCACtttttctcatccatctcctggACGGTTTGTTGCACCGGCTTCATCAAAGCAGCGACTGGTACTTTCAAAACGCTCTTGGGCGTCCCGGATCCCGTCGAACTGTCTAGCAGGATCGACTGCCTATCCCAAGCTCGTGCTGAACCCCAAGGTTTATCACCTTCCCTTGGCATGGCAATAGTGATTTGATCCGAGAACGTTGCCGTtattggagaaggcggcATAGAGCCTGGAAAGTGAGACGGTGTGTtgaggaggggaaggatgggataTTAGGTGATGTGGGTATTGAAcgggatgatggagagctGTACCATGTTTGAAGACGACGTTCAGGCGTACGACCCGACGTGTGGTTACATCACTGAATCAATCTGGCATATCATTGCTGATAGTCAAATGTACTCACGCCGACCAAAGACAATACCAGCACATGATCATCCATATTATTACAGTACGACTACGGTACAGACAGTAATCACTACCGGTAGCACGATATGGTTTCTGCCACCGTGGCTGTTTGTTTGGCTGGTGACTGGAGGAACTATGCCTGTCTTGGGTACTGACTGTATAGAATTGAACTCTATCACATGTATATCTGTGATGATTCGCGATAGGTGGGATGGCAACAATCGACCGATGTCACTTATCGAGAAAGGCAACTGGTTCAGAAGCACTTTTTTGCGACAACGTTGTTGTGTGACATGAAGAAGGTTGACAAACGCTTCTGTCCTCGACCATTGGGTACTCTCGCAGCCTGACCCTTTTCTCGCTAGCCTTTAGTATGTACTGGCCGTCATTTCTGCTACGCTCCGTCAGTAACAAAGGAAACCTGgtgtggaagtggaggaagtgCGGGATCAAATGATCAGGCTGACGAATCTGCCTCCACTTCGCAATTATCAGGCTGACAAAAATGTCGACGGCGGCTGTATTCCTGAGCTTGCCCGAGTTGTTTGAAATCCCCACAAAAGCATTCCCCCGCCCCCCGCCATGGTCGCTGCTTTCGACCCCCTCGCCCCCTCGCAGgcatcctcgtccaccaGCCCGGACAACACCACGTTCCATACTCTCACCAGAGAGAGGCAGTTCAGACATCCGCCCGTCAACGCCTCAGATGTTCCTGCCCTCGACGAGCTCGTCGCTCCCCACATCAAGAGTTTCAACGCATTgatagaagatgaagggaacCCAGGTGCAAAGGGTCTGCTGCAGATGGGCGTGGAGGACATCGGAGAGAAGGTTGTTTTCGATGGCAAGGGAAGCGAAGGCGGTTTGGGCACAAAATTGAGCTGTATGTCGGGCGTCTGCATTGCCCAAGGCCTTGCTAATGCCCATCTGATCAGACCGAATCGACCGGGTCGCCCTTAGTAAGCCCCTTGTTCCCGAAAAGGACAAGCTTGCCGTTGAGCGAAGGGTCTTCCCTACCGAGGCACGTATTCCATGGCACTTCCTTTAGTTTACCGCTGACGCTCCTTACAGGCCCGGGAGCGTCTTGCTACCTACCGTTCAAAATTGACAGTCAACATCAAGTGGACAGTCACTGACGAGGACGGAAACAGGAAGGAGTTTGAGGAGATCAAGGAGTGCGGTTTGTTGCCTGTTATGG encodes:
- a CDS encoding endoplasmic reticulum protein, putative; the encoded protein is MEVNKEEALRALSIAQKHRSASNLPSALKFARKSVALFSTPEGEAMITIIEREIESGGSASGSGASSGTSTANGNTPSSKGKASGIEEHVTSAYSRHGTKTEADDGKSKKREYTTKQLEVVKRVKACKHHQYYEILSVEKTCTENDVKKAYKKLALALHPDKNGAPGADEAFKMVSKAFQVLSDSNLRAAYDSNPDYDPTQRNAGMPSRSSGMGGMGGMHPGFGGAYQQEINPEDLFNMFFGGGGGGFGNSPFGGANVFTFGGPGGFRTYQAGPRRPRQAADGDGNALTALLPILLVLVFSIITILPSILSTAGTPDPSYSFEPSTNLETGRESFNWKVPYFVNKQEWEKSEIWKSVPEARRGTGSEALYSSKVRQFEKGVEGHYVRRLQNECAMFNDRRGKLIADNSGFFGFGANAEKIAELRKMKNPACEQLRSWGIGQGQVW